Genomic window (Vitis riparia cultivar Riparia Gloire de Montpellier isolate 1030 chromosome 4, EGFV_Vit.rip_1.0, whole genome shotgun sequence):
CTGCTGTTTCTATTCCTTCAAACCTTTCAGAGATTGAATATTCAAGGCCAGACTGGAAGCAAGAGAGGTtggtttttgttctctttttctaATGACGGGGATGAATGGAAAATATCCATGCCATGTATGGATCATGGATGGATGAGATTTATAGGGTTATCAGTGTTTTGACTGCAGGGGGATTTGGGGGTAGAAGATGGCTGTTACCATGAAACAAATGTCAGTTATTGTGACAACTTTAGGTGTAGCTTCCTTCATATTTGGGATTGTTGCTGAAAATAAGAAGGTTTGTTTCTATTGATTCCTCACCCTTCCTTCCTTTGCTTACAGGGTTGTCAGTTTTTGTTTTGAGATGCATATTTATCTTTTCAATatcaatttttctatatttctatatcaatttgaagattCCAATGCTGGTGCAAGcctgtttttcaaaatagttttactGTTTTCAAAGGTGTTTTCTaagttcaaaaactatttttctcttttaaaggatagaaaactgttttcagTTTGGGGTCATAGTCTTTCTGGCTGGTTGTACACCATGAGGAGCAAATTAAAATATAGAGAAAGGATTGGGAATTTTACATCATACAAAAGtagaaagtgtttttcaaaagcactctcaaaaactatttttttaaattgtttttcaaaaagggaaaagttcaataattttttaagacttCTCAATCCATTTGGAAAATTTCAACTTGTTTTGTTGATTATAATGAAGGACTTCAAAAGCATCCATCCACCCCTTTGCTTCCTTTCCCACCATTGCAAGTATTGATTACTAAAAATCCTTGCATTACTTCATGCAACTTTCTGTGTGAACAGGTGTAGTACCATCCTCCATGGGAGCAAACTCTTCAGTAAGAGTGAAATCAAAGCAaagactcaaaaaaaaaaaacaacaaacgaacaaaacaaaaaacaaaaacagaaacaaaagcCCCTTCAGAATTTCTCCTGGTAATCAATTTTATCTTGAATTTGATCTAATTTCCATGTTTTCCACAGCCTCCTTCTGGAACTCCTACTGTGGGGACAGGTGTGATTATTTGCAAGTATCAGTCAGATCACACCATTCTTTTGGGCTTTCTCTCCTTTGGATTTCTAGCTGCATCTTCTGCAGCTGGGCTGGGCTCTGTATTCTACCCCTTCAAAGGAAAATCCATTCCTTACAATGCTTTATTCCGAAACACCACCTTCACTATCTTCTTCAACATTACCCTGTAAGCGTAATTTTCTCACCATCCTCTctgaattttccttcattttcatttttcccatGTTGTTATGAAACCATGCCACAGGGGTTTGGTGGGAATGGCAGCAGCCTTCGTGTTATGGCCAACATTGACAGAGCTACATCACCGGGTCCACAATCTGCATGACAATCTCAAGAAAGAGTGCCCCACTGCTAAGACTGGCCTTATTGGTGGGGGTGGGGTTCTATCCTTCTGTTCATCCCTCTTCTGGCTGATTTCCCTTATGCTAACAGACAATGTAAGAGAGGATTACTTTGAAGAAATGGATCCCGCTGGTGGGTATGGGTATGGCCAGGTGGCCACTACCCAGGTTTGAAGAGAAGACAAAAAGGCCAGTTTCATCATTCTGGGTTATCAACTTCTGGATTAGGAATTTAGGACTTgattctcttttgttttctgttGAGTTAATGGGTTGGAATATATTGAATTTTGGGTTAAGCAAGATTGttgtcttttttgtttttttttttttctcccttctgGCGTGTGAATCAAATCTTAAATTTCTGGTTTTGGTCATCCATGGAAGGAAGGAAAAAGCAAGACTTAGAGCAACCTGTCTTTTTCATCATAGCTGGAATCAGCTTGGTGTTTGTTTAAGTcaatgaggaaaaaaatgatggattttCCATTTATTAGACAAGACATAAAGTCTAGGACATGTTTGGGaaggttttaaaaatagtttttatgaattgttttccaaaataattttcccaCGTTATCTAGAGAAAAAGTTAGTGAAGTTGTCATGAAACCTATTTCGAATTACATACTTTTTCTTCTCACATTCCTCTTATTTTCCTGGTATCACTTTGTTGATTTAGGTGTGGATAATATAAATTACATGTTGAGCTTTATTGATTCTCggatatttctttttatatactTCGTTGTTGTTGATTCATCTGCTATTCTCGTGGGCCGATTTCGGGTTGCCCTGACTTTGTTCTATATACATTGTGTAGTAATTTAGAAGCATCATCATTCatgttttgaatcttttttagGTTTTCCCCACCGTTTCAAGCTCACAGAAGACATGAAATGAGGCTATATGCATTTAATTTCTGCTTGattttctaattgtttttttgtatttttttttattttttttactctgCTCGTCTTTGCTCTATTCCTCCGTATACCTTCCTATGAGTCTCCTATTAGGTTGTGCGAGGTTTGAGATGGAGTATTTGAGATTGTCGAATGTTGGTGTGAAGTTTCCTTTTTGAATTAGGTGAGTGAAACCAACAAATTTCTACGCTTTCTGGGTCCATGCTCCAAAGTTTTAGGCGATTGTGATGGGTTATGCAGTTTGGTCCTCAAGTGGCTGCAAGATCTTCAACATCATAAGGGTCTTATAGTTGAAGGAGTATTTTTTGAATCGGTGGCCAAATCTTGATGAAAGTGAAAGTAATTAGAAGAATCATGTTGCCTGCTCAGTCCATATTAAGAAGCTCCTCAAGTGGAAGAAACTAAAAGAAACTTATATTACCTACATTTGAAAAGAGCCAATTGTGACTAGTCTATTTCTATCCATCAATGAGTTTTTGGTAtctgaattaattaattttaggaaaaatagGAAGTTTTTGATTCTTTTCCCATtcttctaaagaaaaatagctgtaattttcattaatgggttgaagagaaataaatgatatttttagtaatttcaaGAAActgacaaataaaaaaaaaaaaaccaaaaatgttttaaaattgaattaatagctaaaattggtaaattatttattttctttttacagGTGAACTTGGAACATAATAGGTAAGACCAACCATTGACAGTCAAGAACATGTCCATTATGGGCAAAGATTCCAACCATGATTCTGGATCCAAACCAATTCTTTGatgttgttttttcttatttaatccctctcttttttctttttagattctCAAGGATCCACaactttttatttcattctcttTTCCCTCATTTCCTATGGCTTAGAGAGAGGTAAAACATGTGTCACAgacttagtatttttttaagctCGTacgacacttagacaagtcaaaacatttgatcttgctaagtcagtctGACTCTCAATGCTTAACTTGCTAAGCTAAAATGCTCATGACTTGGAAGCTTGAAAAGACGTAATAGGCAACTCTTAAATAATGGAAGTTGTtattactcaaggaagcctttacaagtgcttttggaaactcacttgcttggtgccttggtcAAATGAGgtcctcacctatttataggcaccaatggaactctttggaaccttggaAGGTTCCTTACAATTCAAGAATATTCTAAAACACCCTAAACCATTTTATGTACAAACCTAtgtgttaggaatttgaggctaatcaaaactatggtaatcaccctagaggggggtaAATagagtgatggtctctttttcacaaatttaaactatacaaaaataagagacaattatatacaagtgtataataaacaaaataaagacaattgcatataatttaaaagagttaaggaagagagagtgcaaacacgagagtttatagttgTTCGACACTTCTTTgtctatgtccactctcctcaatctcctaaccgagtgagggttccactatcttgaagcttcaaccaaacttccaatctctttacaattggattatggttccaattcaccctcttggacttttggcttcaagcaccctttacacttcttcaagagatatccctctcttgaacaacctctcaagtgatatccctcacttgagaaaatttctcataaagatatacaaataatgatctcacaaaaatcctagtaatagaactttaggctcaaagatacaagaaaaactaggaatGAATGATGCACTAAAGATATACAAGTTatgaaataatggtgcactcaaaagcactcttccaaggctcaaatataatcaaaaatgatttgggaaggttaaacttatgaaacaatgaagattggagcctttttataaaagaaaaaagtcaaactaaccgttgggggttcgaccggtcgagttaggggttgaccggttgactagccttTAGggaaagtgaccgttgggcctcaaccggacctcaacggGACcttgaccggacctcaaccgagAAAAGAAGGTCACTAGGaaagagagaaactttttggcctccctcaactagtcctcgaccggacgagcacaa
Coding sequences:
- the LOC117913517 gene encoding uncharacterized protein LOC117913517: MAVTMKQMSVIVTTLGVASFIFGIVAENKKPPSGTPTVGTGVIICKYQSDHTILLGFLSFGFLAASSAAGLGSVFYPFKGKSIPYNALFRNTTFTIFFNITLGLVGMAAAFVLWPTLTELHHRVHNLHDNLKKECPTAKTGLIGGGGVLSFCSSLFWLISLMLTDNVREDYFEEMDPAGGYGYGQVATTQV